Within Lactobacillus amylovorus DSM 20531, the genomic segment CAATTCTCATTTTAACAGAAACTGGTTTTTGCACATTCTGTACCACGGCATGAACCATTTGATAAATCTTGTTAGAATCAAGAAGCCATTTAGATCCTGCATCAGTTTTAGTAACTTTAGGTACAGGACAACCCATGTTGATATCAATGATATCAGCATCAGTATGTTGATCAACGTATTGAGCAGCTTGTAGCAATGTTTCTTCGGTCCCTCCGAAGATTTGAATACTCATTGGGTGTTCTCTTGGGTCAACATCCATCATGCTCAAAGTTTTCTTATTTCGATAAATAATCCCATGATCTGAGATCATTTCGCAGACAACCAGCCCAGCTCCGAATTCCTTACATACAACGCGGAATGCTGAGTTTGAAACTCCCGCCATCGGCGCAACAACAACTCGGTTTGGAATGGTGATATCGCGAATTTTCCAGCTGTTATCCACCAAATCATCCTTTCAAAATACCCTATTATAATATCAAAAAAGCCCCAGAGGATAAAACCTTAGGACTTTTTAATTAAAATTAATAATCTTTGTCGTCTTTTTTCTTGGCTAAAATTTCTTTCAATTCATCTTCAGTGTAGTGATATTTGTTGCCACAGAAGTTGCAAGTAAGTTCAGCACCGTGATCTTCATCGATCATAGCTTTTAATTGTGAGGACTTCAAGGTTTCAAGGATTCCAGCGTACTTTTTCTTTGAACAGTCACAGCTGAATGCAACGTCGTCTTTTTCAAGGATCTTGCAGTCAGTACCTAAAATCTTGCGGGCCAAATCTTCTGGAGTCATTCCGTCTAAGAATGAAGTTGAAAGAGCTGGTAATTCATCGATGCGCTTGATAGTTTGATCAATCAAGGCATCACTTGCACCTGGTAAAGCTTGAAGCATAAATCCGCCGGCTTCACCAATTGAATTATTTGGATTTACAAAAACAGACAAACCAACGGCTGATGGAATTTGTTCTGACTTAGTAAGGTAGTATGCAAAGTCTTCGGCAATTTCACCAGAAACGATTGGCACTTGACCAGTGTAAGGTTCCTTTAAGCCGAGGTCCTTAGTAACTTCAAACCAACCTTGACCAACAGCCTTTTTAACATCAATGTGACCATTCTTCTTAGGTGGCAAAGCAATGTGTGGGTTCTTTACATAGCCCTTAACAGTTAAATCAGACTTGGCAGTTACAATTGTTGGGCCAACTGGACCGTTGCCTAACAATCTAACAGTTAATTCTTCTTTATCAGTAAGTTCGGCACCTGCCAAAAGCAATGAACCTACTAAAGTACGACCAAGTACTGCTGCAGATGCTGACCATAAATCATGACGCTTTTGGGCTTCGCTTACCACACCTTTAGCAGTAATTGTTAGTAAACGTAAATTCTTAGTTTTATCAATTGATTTTACTAAATAATCATTCATCATTTATCCTTCTCTCTAAAAAAATAGAGCCTTTTTCAGGCCCTACTTTTTATTTAATTATCTTTGTGCTCATCGTCTTCTGCAGGTGAATCTGTCTTAGTTGAATCAGTGTTTTGATTCTTTTCAGGATTTTCTGCATTGTGTTCTTCAACTTCATGATTCTTTTCTGATGGAGTTTCCAAAGCATCCTTTTCTTGATCAGCTAAAGCTTGATATGAATCTTTCTTTTCTGCCTTTTCAACTTCACGCTTTTCTGCAGCGGCTTTAGCCTCTTCGTAAGTTGAAGCCTTTGATTCGCTTGGATATTCGCTTTCGTACTTTTCAGGCATCTTACCAGTCTTGTACAAAGACATGATTTGCTTTTCGTCCAAAGTTTCGTATTTAAGCAAAGCTTCCGCAATAATTCTGTGCTTCTCTTTGTTTTCTTTTACGATTTCTAAGGCCTTAGCATGAGCTTCATCCAAGATCTTCTTGACAGCTTCATCAATCTTAGCAGAAGTTGCTTCACTGTATGGCTTGAATCCGTAAGGATTGGTTTCGCCTTCTTTTTCAAGCTCAACCATACCTAAGGAGTCAGTCATACCGTAGTTAACAACCATGCTATGAGCAATTGCTGTAGCTTGTTCAAAGTCGTTTGAAGCACCGGTTGATTTATCACCAATTGTTGCTTCTTCACCAGCACGACCACCCATTAAACCAACAATTTGTTCAAATAATTGTTTCTTAGTCAAAATGAATTGATCGTCTTTTGGAAGCATGATGTTGTAACCACCAGCACGACCACGTGGCACGATAGTTACTTTACGTACAGTTCTTGAATCGCTTAAGACCAAACCACAGATTGAGTGTCCAGCTTCGTGGAAAGCAACTCTACGTCTTTCGGGTTCTGCAATCAAGCGGTCCTTCTTAGCTGGACCAGCGATTACACGGTCTTCAGCTTCATCAATATCTGAAGCAGTAATTTCGGTACCGTTTCTACGAGCAGCTACCAAAGCAGCTTCGTTCAAAACATTAGCTAAGTCAGCACCTACGAAACCAGGTGTTTGACGAGCAACTTCCTTCAAGTCAACGTCTGGAGCAAGCGGCTTGTTCTTGGCATGTACCTTCAAAATAGCTTCACGACCACGAACGTCAGGACGACCAACCAAAACCTTACGGTCGAAACGACCAGGACGAAGCAAGGCTGGGTCCAAAACGTCTGAACGGTTAGTAGCGGCAATGACGATTACGCCTTCGTCGCCTTCGAAACCATCCATTTCAACCAATAATTGGTTCAAAGTTTGTTCACGTTCATCGTTGCCACCGCCGGTGCCGTTACCACGACGACGACCAATGGCATCAATTTCATCGATAAAGATGATACTTGGTGCATTCTTCTTAGCGTTGTTGAACAAGTCACGTACACGACTAGCACCAACACCAACAAACATTTCAACGAAGTCTGAACCTGAGATTGAGTAAAATGGTACGTTAGCTTCACCAGCTACGGCACGAGCAAGCAAAGTTTTACCAGTACCGGGAGGACCCTCAAGTAAAACACCAGATGGGATTCTAGCACCCAATTTAGTGTATTTCGATGGGTCTTTTAAGAATTCAACAACTTCGACTAATTCTTGCTTTTCTTCTTCTTCACCAGCTACGTCAGAGAAACGGACCTTATTCTTAGAAGGATCCTCTGGTTTAACGTGTGAGCGACCGAAGTTCATAATTCCGCCGCTGCCACCACGACCAGCACCGCTTTGGTTCATCATCATCCAAAGCATGACGATAAATAAAACAGTTGGCACAAGCATGACAATGGTTGAAATCCAATTGCCTGATTGTGATTCTCCCTGAGTAGTCATCCGAGCATTACTCTTTTGTGCCAAGTTCTGCACATTATAAACTGTCGAATCATTTTGTAACATGGTAGTAGAGAAGTTAGACACTTTTCTACTTGAGTTATTACTAAAGAAATCAAAACTATTATTTGATTGATTCTTTGTTGTTTGTGCATTCTTGTAACTACCTGTAACAGTGTAGACACCATTAGCAGGTTGAACACTAAAGTTTTTAACTTTGCCTTGGCGTAAATCCTTAACAAATTGTGAGTAGCTGATATTTTCACTACTGCCTCCATTGTTAGAACCGCCGAGTGCCCAGTTGATTCCCCATAGGAGTAGAAGGAACACAACTATATAGAAAAGGCCATTTGAAAGTAGCCTATTCCGGTTATTCTTCATAAAAAACCTCCGCAAAGTCTTCAAGTTATACGTTTAAAATTCTATCACAAAATATGTTGCGACCACTAATATTTTCAACTATTTTGAAGACTTTTTAACATTTATATAAAAAATACTGTTTACCGTTTTCAATCCAATTTTGATTTTGATATGCCACTTCGACAAAAACTGGTTCATCATCTGCATAAATAGTTAGACATAGTGGTCGTAAAGATAATGGAACAGCATGTTCCGCAAATTTTTTCTTTGCTTTGGTTCTTTGACCATCTTGAAGCAAAAGTTTTGCCCCAGGAATCAGTGACCCTGCACTAAAATCCGCTTTTTCTTCAAACCAAAAATCACCTATTTCTGCCTTATCCTTTGCTTTTTGATCAGTTAAAACAAATGTCACACCTTGAAAAGCAAACGGAATATTCAATTGAATCGGATAAGGAACGATCATATTTATTTTTGCTTTTTTAGTCAAATAAAAATAGCCCTGATACTCAATTACGGCAAAATTACCTAAATTTTTATTAACGCGGCGGTGGAATTTTTCCCAGATATTCTTCTGCCAAAAAATATTTCGCTCATTTTCTGGTAAAGCAGTTAATTTTTCACTTTTAATGCGATATGCCTGCCCCAAAAAGGGAGTCAATTGACCAATGTCGTCTACTTTTTGGTCAATAAATTCATCTAAATTAGTCATTTTCTTGCTATAGTTCAAAGCATTCGCAATTAAAGCAGGATTTTCTTTTTTTAGTAGCGGAACAACATGGTGGCGCAGTCGATTGCGCATGGTTTCATCCTCGTTGTTAGTCGAATCCGTGATAAACTCAATGCCATTTTTTTGATCATACTCAAACAGTTCTTGCTTGCTATAAGCCAAAAGTGGCCTAAGTAGGGAAACTCCATGCATTACCCCTACTGCTTGCAAGCTATTCATTTCTTCGGGATTGCCCGAGCGAATAAACTTAAGCAAAATATTCTCTAGCAAATCATCACCATGATGGGCCGTTAACAAATAATCTGCCTTTTCTTTCTTAGCTATTTGAGTCAAAAAAGCATAGCGTGCATCCCTCGCCGCTGCCTCAATCCCTGCAGCCGGCTGCTCATCTTTTGCCCACACTGCCGTAAACAGCGGAATGTCGTACTTCTTGCAATACTCCTGCAAAATTTTAGTCTCGTTTTTACTATCGCTGCGCAATTGATGATCAAAATGAGCCGCAATTACCTGCACCTTCATCTTCTGCAACATATCGAGTAAGGCCATCGAATCCGGCCCCGCACTTGCCGCTACCAAGAATTTTTTATTATTCAGCTCGATGCCGTTATCTTCAAAAAAATCATTAATCTTCATAAATTTACCCAACAAAAAATGGCCCACTACAGGCCATTTTCTAATTTTCAGTTAACACTTGCTTTAACTCGGCAATTTCTTTTTTGGCATCTTTAGCCGTCTTATTTAGAACTTGATCAAATTCAGCAGGCTTTACATCTGAAAATTGATTATCATGATCAATTAACTTCGGATCATTCACACGAGTAATCGACAAATTAAATCTGCCCTTATGAATATGAACGACAACTACGCGGACTTCTTGTCCAACCTTGTATTGCCGTCTTTCTCTTGGCCAATTATTGCCAAAATCACCATGGTGAACTAATCCTGAATGCTTATTTGGCAAAGTAACGAAAATTCCTAAGTTAGTAATATTGTTAATTACTCCCGTTACTCGATTGCCAGCTTGGTATCTTTCCATTAATTATCGTTTCCTTCGTGGACGTTATAAATCTTCTCATTATTTTTAGAGTAATAGAACTTATAACGAATTAGCTTTGCAACATAATTTGGATCCTTTAGATCCTGTCTTTTCGTTGTCAACTCACGATCTTTAGCTTTCACTTGAGCTAAAGTTTGTTTTTCAGCTTCAACTTGGTTATTTATTCGTCCAGTTTGAGAAATCTTAATTGCAATTTGTACGCCTAATACAACAAAGATAATTGCAAAAACAGCAATTATTCTGTTCAATCTTACACGATGCACTTCTTTTTCTCTTTTAGCCTGTTTACGTTTTAAACGCGCCCTTTGCTCTTCTGGACTCATCGAATTATAAATACGTGGACCATGATTCATTTTTGTTAATCCCCTATTGCTTGTTACTGTAAATGCAATCAAGTTAAGTATAACAGCGATTTACTTAAAAGTCATTAATCAACTAATTCGTAAAGTTCGCTTGCTTCAGCCTTTTTAGTGGTCTCACGAATATTCAAAACTTTGGCTTTAATAACTCTAGCACCGTAGCCAATTTCAATAATGTCATCAATTTTAACATCATAACTTGACTTAACGACACGACCATTAACCTTGATTCTGCCTTGGTCTGCCATTTCCTTAGCTACAGTTCTTCTTTTAACTAATCTTGAAACTTTCAAAAATTTATCAATTCTCATTTTTATTCCTCGCAATTATCTTTGTACAATATCGCTTGCTGCCTGCAAGAATGTGGCTAATTCATTGAATAAAACACGATTCTTCATTTCATCAGGCATTTGCAGCAATACTACCATCCGTTTTTCTTGATTCATGCTAATACGGGCTTTCATATTCACGTGTTCAAGTGCCTTGAAGATATTAGGTCCTTCTAATTCACGTGAAGCCGCATTATTGAATTCAACTTTAATTTTATCGCCAGTTTTAAGGACAGTCAGCACTTGCGCCAAATCTGCATCAACCTTTAAACCAGCAACCGCCAACAAGTTCTCTACTGCTGCAGGATAATCACCGAAACGATCAATTAATTCGTCTTCAATTTTATCCAATTCATCTTGATCGGCAACAGCTTTAATCTTCTTATAGAATTCGATCTTTTCTTCCTGATCGCCAATATATGAATCAGGAATATATGCTTCAAACTTAAGATCGATTTCAGCATTCGACTTCTTAACGGTCTTTTTGCCCTTACGTTCTTTAATAGCATCACTCAACATTTGTGAGTACAAGTCATAGCCAACACTATCGATAAAGCCGTGCTGCTGGGCACCTAGCATGTTGCCGGCACCTCTGATTGATAAATCACGCATGGCAATCTTGAAACCTGACCCAAGTTCAGTAAAGTCGCGAATCGCATCTAGCCGCTTTTCACCAACTTCAGTCAAAACCTTATTTGGTTGGTAAAGGAAATAGGCATAAGCCAATCTGGCACTTCTACCAATTCGACCACGCAATTGATACAGCTGACTCAAGCCATAGTGATCGGCATCTTCAATGATCATGGTATTAACGTTAGGCATATCAATACCAGTTTCAATGATTGTGGTCGTTACCAAAATATCAAATTCACGATTCAAAAAACGATACAGAATATCTTCCAGCTGGTTCTGACTCATTCTGCCGTGTGCACTAGCGATCCGGGCATTTGGAATCAACTGCTGCAACTTTTCAACCGTTTCGTCGATGTCGCTAATTCGGTTGTGTAAATAAAAGACTTGACCGCCACGCTTCATTTCTCTTAGACAGGCATCCTTGATTACGCTAGGAATTTGTTCCATGACGTAAGTTTGAATTGGATATCTATTTTGTGGTGGAGTTTCCATAACTGATAAATCACGTACCCCAACCATTGACATGTGCAACGTACGTGGAATTGGCGTAGCCGTCAGCGTCAAAACATCGATATTTGCCTTTAATTGCTTTAACTTTTCCTTGTGTTTAACACCAAAGCGCTGCTCTTCATCAACAATTAACAGACCCAAGTCCTTGAAATGCACATCTTTAGACAAAAGTCGGTGAGTTCCCACAACTAAGTCGATTTTGCCATCTTCAAGTCCTTCGATGATCTCTTTTGATTCAGCCGGAGTTTGAAAACGTGACAACATCGCCGTGTTTACTGGGAAATCCTTAAACCGATCCTGAATTGTCTCATAGTGCTGCTGAGCCAAAATAGTCGTAGGTACCAAAAAGGCAACCTGCTTATTATCTTGAATTGCCTTAAAAGCAGCCCGCAAAGCAACTTCAGTTTTACCAAAACCAACGTCCCCAACTAGCAAACGATCCATTGGCTTCGGCTTTTCCATATCTTCTTTAATTTCCTTAATTGAACGCAACTGGTCAGGCGTTTCAGGGTATGGAAAGGCATCATCGAATTGGCGCTGCAAGTCATCATCTGGTGAAAAGGCAAAACCTTTTTCAGATTCACGTTTAGCATAAAGTTCGATCAAATCATCGGCAATATCTTCAACCTTAGATTGAACTTTCCGCTTGGTTTTAGCCCATTCGCTACCACCTAGTTTGTTAATATGTGGCGTCTTGCCCTCTGAACCAACGTATTTTTGAACCAAGCTCAATTGATCCGCTGGCACGAAAAGCTGGTCGCCATGCTGGTAAGTAATGGTGATATAGTCTCGTTTTACGCCATTATTTTCGAGAGTCTTAATTCCTTCAAAACGGCCAATACCATGATTGACGTGAACAACGTAGTCGCCAGGTTTAAGTTCGGTATAATTACGCAATCTTTGCGCGTTTTCCAAGGTCTTAATTCGTTTTTTACGTTGCGGACGCTTATTAAATAGTTCTCGTTCAGTTAAATAAACT encodes:
- the hslO gene encoding Hsp33 family molecular chaperone HslO, with protein sequence MNDYLVKSIDKTKNLRLLTITAKGVVSEAQKRHDLWSASAAVLGRTLVGSLLLAGAELTDKEELTVRLLGNGPVGPTIVTAKSDLTVKGYVKNPHIALPPKKNGHIDVKKAVGQGWFEVTKDLGLKEPYTGQVPIVSGEIAEDFAYYLTKSEQIPSAVGLSVFVNPNNSIGEAGGFMLQALPGASDALIDQTIKRIDELPALSTSFLDGMTPEDLARKILGTDCKILEKDDVAFSCDCSKKKYAGILETLKSSQLKAMIDEDHGAELTCNFCGNKYHYTEDELKEILAKKKDDKDY
- the ftsH gene encoding ATP-dependent zinc metalloprotease FtsH — translated: MKNNRNRLLSNGLFYIVVFLLLLWGINWALGGSNNGGSSENISYSQFVKDLRQGKVKNFSVQPANGVYTVTGSYKNAQTTKNQSNNSFDFFSNNSSRKVSNFSTTMLQNDSTVYNVQNLAQKSNARMTTQGESQSGNWISTIVMLVPTVLFIVMLWMMMNQSGAGRGGSGGIMNFGRSHVKPEDPSKNKVRFSDVAGEEEEKQELVEVVEFLKDPSKYTKLGARIPSGVLLEGPPGTGKTLLARAVAGEANVPFYSISGSDFVEMFVGVGASRVRDLFNNAKKNAPSIIFIDEIDAIGRRRGNGTGGGNDEREQTLNQLLVEMDGFEGDEGVIVIAATNRSDVLDPALLRPGRFDRKVLVGRPDVRGREAILKVHAKNKPLAPDVDLKEVARQTPGFVGADLANVLNEAALVAARRNGTEITASDIDEAEDRVIAGPAKKDRLIAEPERRRVAFHEAGHSICGLVLSDSRTVRKVTIVPRGRAGGYNIMLPKDDQFILTKKQLFEQIVGLMGGRAGEEATIGDKSTGASNDFEQATAIAHSMVVNYGMTDSLGMVELEKEGETNPYGFKPYSEATSAKIDEAVKKILDEAHAKALEIVKENKEKHRIIAEALLKYETLDEKQIMSLYKTGKMPEKYESEYPSESKASTYEEAKAAAEKREVEKAEKKDSYQALADQEKDALETPSEKNHEVEEHNAENPEKNQNTDSTKTDSPAEDDEHKDN
- the tilS gene encoding tRNA lysidine(34) synthetase TilS, which encodes MKINDFFEDNGIELNNKKFLVAASAGPDSMALLDMLQKMKVQVIAAHFDHQLRSDSKNETKILQEYCKKYDIPLFTAVWAKDEQPAAGIEAAARDARYAFLTQIAKKEKADYLLTAHHGDDLLENILLKFIRSGNPEEMNSLQAVGVMHGVSLLRPLLAYSKQELFEYDQKNGIEFITDSTNNEDETMRNRLRHHVVPLLKKENPALIANALNYSKKMTNLDEFIDQKVDDIGQLTPFLGQAYRIKSEKLTALPENERNIFWQKNIWEKFHRRVNKNLGNFAVIEYQGYFYLTKKAKINMIVPYPIQLNIPFAFQGVTFVLTDQKAKDKAEIGDFWFEEKADFSAGSLIPGAKLLLQDGQRTKAKKKFAEHAVPLSLRPLCLTIYADDEPVFVEVAYQNQNWIENGKQYFLYKC
- a CDS encoding S1 RNA-binding domain-containing protein, whose product is MERYQAGNRVTGVINNITNLGIFVTLPNKHSGLVHHGDFGNNWPRERRQYKVGQEVRVVVVHIHKGRFNLSITRVNDPKLIDHDNQFSDVKPAEFDQVLNKTAKDAKKEIAELKQVLTEN
- a CDS encoding septum formation initiator family protein, with protein sequence MNHGPRIYNSMSPEEQRARLKRKQAKREKEVHRVRLNRIIAVFAIIFVVLGVQIAIKISQTGRINNQVEAEKQTLAQVKAKDRELTTKRQDLKDPNYVAKLIRYKFYYSKNNEKIYNVHEGNDN
- a CDS encoding RNA-binding S4 domain-containing protein; the protein is MRIDKFLKVSRLVKRRTVAKEMADQGRIKVNGRVVKSSYDVKIDDIIEIGYGARVIKAKVLNIRETTKKAEASELYELVD
- the mfd gene encoding transcription-repair coupling factor, which produces MRLTEILKQDQDLNNFIAKTKQVKNSLITGANAGAFSLLLKQIVSEPNAPLILIEENESKAQNLYGELNSILEDDAAHYFPVDATIATQTAVSSPDELSSRIQSLNFLLSGKPGIVVTTPQGLQYKLSSPADFAKARREFAPEKEYELTELNNWLVGAGYKKEALVARPGEFAIRGDILDIYPLDRENPVRIEFFGDEIDTIKEFDLASQRSQKEIEQVTVAAAQDRVFAKDEIFNAAEKIKKDMVDAPAPAKAVKDHFAVALDNLEDGGLPDNYAFLVDYLIEKPSSLLEYLPKNGEILLDDLPLIKQAVEDVDKQNAAFISDELKTGAMLPHQELRSDFDDVLSKDKHHRIYFSLFQRSMGRLRLGQMLNWQTREPEQFFSQMPLIKSELESYQKSGQTVVLQADNDKRARQIDQTMVDFGLNLPIVGEDELVEGRAQIMVGGYASGFSLPTVKLVYLTERELFNKRPQRKKRIKTLENAQRLRNYTELKPGDYVVHVNHGIGRFEGIKTLENNGVKRDYITITYQHGDQLFVPADQLSLVQKYVGSEGKTPHINKLGGSEWAKTKRKVQSKVEDIADDLIELYAKRESEKGFAFSPDDDLQRQFDDAFPYPETPDQLRSIKEIKEDMEKPKPMDRLLVGDVGFGKTEVALRAAFKAIQDNKQVAFLVPTTILAQQHYETIQDRFKDFPVNTAMLSRFQTPAESKEIIEGLEDGKIDLVVGTHRLLSKDVHFKDLGLLIVDEEQRFGVKHKEKLKQLKANIDVLTLTATPIPRTLHMSMVGVRDLSVMETPPQNRYPIQTYVMEQIPSVIKDACLREMKRGGQVFYLHNRISDIDETVEKLQQLIPNARIASAHGRMSQNQLEDILYRFLNREFDILVTTTIIETGIDMPNVNTMIIEDADHYGLSQLYQLRGRIGRSARLAYAYFLYQPNKVLTEVGEKRLDAIRDFTELGSGFKIAMRDLSIRGAGNMLGAQQHGFIDSVGYDLYSQMLSDAIKERKGKKTVKKSNAEIDLKFEAYIPDSYIGDQEEKIEFYKKIKAVADQDELDKIEDELIDRFGDYPAAVENLLAVAGLKVDADLAQVLTVLKTGDKIKVEFNNAASRELEGPNIFKALEHVNMKARISMNQEKRMVVLLQMPDEMKNRVLFNELATFLQAASDIVQR